The following proteins are co-located in the Micromonospora coriariae genome:
- a CDS encoding NADP-dependent oxidoreductase, with translation MRAVSYAQFGGPEVLHVADVPVPEPGPGQVRVRVAASVVHPVDLMIRSGRFPAPLPSGLPYTPGWDVAGTLDAVDPAVEQFTVGDKVIGFSPWLQTTVGTHAEYVVLDAAGLTPAPDGVPATEAATLPTNGLAAAQALDLLALPAGSTVLVTGAAGQVGGFVLALARATGLHATGLAGTDDRAFVESLGAAFLSRADDPTGTFDAVIDLAVIGPSLLDLIRDGGGYVAASPPLRPEPVREIRTLALEVLPDGSRLGELVKLVTSGDIPLRVADVYPFADAAAAHDRLAKGGVRGGVVIVP, from the coding sequence ATGCGCGCAGTCAGCTATGCACAGTTCGGCGGGCCGGAGGTCCTGCACGTGGCCGACGTGCCGGTGCCCGAGCCGGGGCCGGGGCAGGTACGGGTGAGGGTCGCCGCGTCCGTCGTCCACCCGGTCGACCTGATGATCCGCTCCGGTCGGTTCCCGGCCCCGCTGCCGAGCGGTCTGCCGTACACGCCCGGCTGGGATGTGGCCGGCACCCTCGACGCGGTCGACCCGGCAGTCGAGCAGTTCACGGTCGGCGACAAGGTCATCGGCTTCTCGCCATGGCTGCAGACCACTGTCGGTACCCACGCGGAGTACGTGGTGCTCGACGCAGCCGGGCTGACCCCCGCACCCGACGGCGTCCCCGCCACCGAGGCGGCGACCCTGCCGACCAACGGCCTCGCCGCCGCCCAGGCCCTCGACCTGCTCGCACTCCCGGCGGGTTCGACAGTGCTCGTCACCGGCGCCGCCGGGCAGGTCGGCGGGTTCGTCCTGGCGCTGGCCCGCGCTACCGGCCTGCACGCCACGGGACTCGCCGGAACCGACGACCGTGCGTTCGTGGAGTCGCTGGGCGCGGCATTCCTGTCGCGCGCCGACGACCCGACGGGGACCTTCGATGCGGTCATCGACCTGGCGGTGATCGGCCCCTCGCTGCTGGACCTCATCCGCGACGGCGGCGGCTACGTGGCCGCGTCGCCTCCGCTTCGCCCGGAACCGGTACGGGAAATCCGGACCCTCGCGCTGGAGGTGCTACCGGACGGATCGCGGCTGGGTGAACTGGTCAAACTCGTTACCAGCGGCGACATCCCGCTCCGGGTCGCCGACGTGTACCCCTTCGCCGACGCCGCGGCCGCTCACGACCGGCTGGCCAAAGGTGGCGTCCGCGGCGGCGTGGTGATCGTTCCATGA
- a CDS encoding RNA polymerase sigma factor — protein MTVPTIEQAITRVHREEWARVVAGLTRRFGDLDVAEEATAEAFVAAAERWPREGVPPSPGGWLATTATRKAIDRLRRESQRDAKHQAAWIMYDDAPAEPTGPVEDDRLRLVFTCCHPALALEARVALTLRLLGGLTVPEIARAFLVQETTMARRITRAKAKIKAAHIPYRVPWGDDIRERLTGVLAVVYLVFNEGYLASEGREPVRVDLTDEAIRLGRLLRTLLPDDGEVAGLLALMLLTDARRSARVSRTGELVTLDEQDRGAWDSTLIAEGNALLRERIKAVAAGGDPPGRYQLQAAINSVHTDAPSARDTDWSTIVALYGRMLQLDPSPIVRLNRAVAVAEVDGPGVGLAEIDRLAQVLDGYHAFHAARADLLRRLGRGGESRAAYDRAIGLAGNPAERAYLTRRRDQLAG, from the coding sequence GTGACCGTTCCTACCATCGAGCAGGCGATCACCCGGGTCCACCGCGAGGAGTGGGCGCGGGTGGTCGCCGGCCTCACGCGCCGTTTCGGCGACCTCGACGTCGCCGAGGAAGCCACCGCCGAGGCGTTCGTGGCGGCTGCCGAGCGTTGGCCGCGTGAGGGCGTACCGCCCAGTCCCGGCGGTTGGCTCGCCACCACCGCGACCCGCAAGGCGATCGATCGGCTCCGTCGCGAGTCACAGCGCGACGCCAAGCATCAGGCGGCCTGGATCATGTACGACGACGCCCCTGCGGAGCCGACCGGCCCGGTCGAGGATGACCGACTCAGGCTGGTCTTCACCTGCTGCCACCCCGCTCTCGCGCTGGAGGCCCGGGTGGCGCTCACCCTGCGCCTGCTCGGCGGCCTCACCGTCCCCGAGATCGCCCGCGCCTTTCTGGTGCAGGAGACCACGATGGCGCGACGGATCACCCGCGCCAAGGCGAAGATCAAGGCGGCCCACATTCCGTACCGGGTGCCCTGGGGCGACGACATCCGCGAGCGGCTCACCGGCGTGCTCGCGGTCGTCTACCTCGTCTTCAACGAGGGTTATCTCGCCAGCGAGGGGCGTGAGCCGGTGCGCGTCGACCTCACCGACGAGGCGATCCGCCTTGGCCGCCTGCTCCGAACTCTCCTCCCGGACGACGGCGAGGTAGCCGGCCTGCTCGCCCTGATGCTCCTCACCGACGCCCGGCGGTCGGCGCGCGTGTCCCGCACCGGCGAGCTGGTGACCCTCGACGAGCAGGATCGCGGCGCATGGGACAGCACCCTCATCGCCGAGGGCAACGCCTTGCTTCGCGAGCGAATCAAGGCGGTGGCGGCCGGCGGTGACCCACCCGGGCGCTACCAGCTGCAGGCCGCGATCAACTCGGTCCACACGGATGCCCCATCCGCCCGAGACACCGACTGGTCCACGATCGTCGCCCTCTACGGCCGCATGTTGCAGCTCGATCCCTCACCGATCGTGCGGCTCAACCGGGCGGTCGCGGTAGCCGAGGTCGACGGCCCCGGGGTCGGACTCGCCGAGATCGACCGGCTCGCCCAGGTCCTCGACGGCTACCACGCCTTTCACGCCGCGCGCGCCGATCTGCTGCGGCGACTCGGGCGCGGCGGCGAGTCGCGGGCGGCGTACGACCGGGCCATCGGACTCGCCGGCAACCCCGCGGAGCGGGCCTACCTCACCCGCCGCCGCGACCAGCTCGCCGGCTGA
- a CDS encoding YciI family protein, with product MPRYLLSVHGEEYLDRFRVIGAADLDVALALAAEGSRACRGTLEVRPFRTDETVRALPEP from the coding sequence GTGCCCAGGTATCTGCTGTCCGTCCACGGAGAGGAGTACCTCGACCGCTTCCGGGTCATCGGGGCGGCCGACCTTGACGTGGCCCTCGCGCTTGCCGCCGAGGGTTCCAGAGCGTGCCGCGGCACGCTCGAGGTGCGTCCCTTCCGAACCGACGAAACGGTCCGGGCGCTGCCGGAGCCGTGA
- a CDS encoding YciI family protein, whose amino-acid sequence MTEYLITFNDEWVPDHTAEELREKSTAARALTEEMQADGVLIFTNGGLDRSTVVCGVEPVDGRPVFTDGPYVETKEHLGGFVVVDVPDDAAARYWAGRLATVLDWPQEVHRFRGPGQARRVSGQE is encoded by the coding sequence ATGACGGAATACCTGATCACCTTCAACGACGAGTGGGTGCCCGACCACACGGCGGAGGAGCTGCGCGAGAAGAGCACGGCCGCGCGGGCCCTGACCGAGGAGATGCAAGCCGACGGTGTCCTGATCTTCACCAACGGCGGGCTCGACCGGTCCACAGTGGTGTGCGGTGTGGAACCGGTTGACGGCAGGCCCGTCTTCACCGACGGCCCGTACGTCGAGACCAAGGAGCACCTCGGCGGCTTCGTTGTCGTGGACGTGCCCGACGACGCGGCGGCGAGATACTGGGCCGGCAGGCTCGCGACCGTGCTCGACTGGCCGCAGGAGGTGCACCGGTTTCGAGGTCCCGGGCAGGCCCGGCGGGTCTCTGGGCAAGAGTGA
- a CDS encoding MmcQ/YjbR family DNA-binding protein: MPHPTMFDEADPLLSRLRALALAFPDAAEKISHGRPAFFTTKVFAYYGGSVKVDGVHQQHAHSVLVLLGPDERAALLDEDRCFVPAYLGPYGWIGVDLTGDTDWNEVDELLDASYRRTAGPRRVAVLDSRQSRP, from the coding sequence ATGCCGCACCCGACGATGTTCGACGAGGCCGATCCGCTCCTGAGCCGGCTGCGGGCGCTCGCCCTGGCCTTTCCCGACGCGGCCGAAAAGATCTCCCACGGCCGTCCCGCCTTCTTCACCACCAAGGTCTTCGCCTACTACGGGGGATCGGTGAAAGTCGACGGCGTCCACCAGCAGCATGCACACTCGGTGCTCGTGCTGCTTGGTCCCGACGAGCGAGCGGCGCTGTTGGACGAAGACCGCTGCTTCGTGCCGGCCTACCTGGGCCCCTACGGGTGGATCGGGGTGGACCTGACCGGAGACACCGACTGGAACGAGGTCGACGAGCTACTCGACGCCAGCTATCGACGTACGGCCGGGCCACGCAGGGTTGCCGTGCTCGACTCTCGGCAGTCCCGACCATGA
- the sthA gene encoding Si-specific NAD(P)(+) transhydrogenase, with amino-acid sequence MYDYDLVVLGSGPSGQKAAIAAAKLGRRVGIVDRRDMIGGVCINTGTVPSKTLREAVLYLTGLSQRDLYGSSYRVKEEITVSDLAARTQHVITRQTDVIRNQLARNRVAMITGTGRFADAHTIWVDGGSGRESRVTFDKIIIAAGTRPARPDSVDFDDRTIVDSDGVINLQAVPRSMVVVGAGVIGMEYASMFAALGTKVTVVERRDRMLEFCDEEIVESLKYHLRDLSVAFRFGEEVAAVEKHQTAALCILKSGKKIVADTVMYSAGRQGQTDDLALEAAGLEADRRGRIKVDANYRTSVENIYAVGDVIGFPALASTSMEQGRLAAQHACGEPIREMHGLQPIGIYTIPEISFVGQTEAQLTDTSTPFEVGIARYRELARGQIVGDSYGMLKLLVSPDDGRLLGVHVFGTAATEIVHIGQAVIGCGGTIDYLVDAVFNYPTLAEAYKVAALDASNKIRNITRIDG; translated from the coding sequence GTGTATGACTACGACCTGGTGGTGCTGGGCTCCGGGCCCAGCGGGCAGAAGGCCGCGATCGCCGCCGCCAAGCTGGGCAGGCGGGTCGGCATCGTGGACCGCCGCGACATGATCGGTGGGGTGTGCATCAACACCGGCACCGTTCCCTCCAAGACGCTGCGCGAGGCCGTGCTCTATCTGACCGGGCTGAGCCAGCGGGACCTCTACGGCAGCAGCTACCGGGTCAAGGAGGAGATCACGGTCAGCGACCTGGCCGCCCGGACCCAGCACGTGATCACCCGGCAGACCGACGTCATCCGCAACCAGTTGGCCCGCAACCGGGTCGCGATGATCACCGGCACGGGCAGGTTCGCGGACGCGCACACCATCTGGGTCGACGGCGGCTCCGGGCGCGAGTCCAGGGTGACCTTCGACAAAATCATCATCGCCGCGGGCACCCGCCCGGCCCGCCCGGACAGCGTCGACTTCGACGACCGGACCATCGTGGACTCCGACGGGGTCATCAACCTCCAGGCCGTACCCCGCAGCATGGTCGTGGTCGGCGCCGGTGTGATCGGCATGGAGTACGCGTCCATGTTCGCCGCCCTCGGCACGAAGGTGACAGTGGTGGAACGCCGGGACCGGATGCTGGAGTTCTGCGACGAGGAGATCGTCGAGTCGCTCAAGTACCACCTGCGCGACCTGTCCGTGGCGTTCCGCTTCGGCGAGGAGGTCGCGGCCGTCGAGAAACACCAGACGGCGGCGCTGTGCATCCTGAAGAGCGGCAAGAAGATCGTCGCGGACACGGTCATGTATTCCGCTGGCCGGCAGGGCCAGACCGACGACCTGGCTCTGGAGGCAGCCGGGCTGGAGGCGGACCGGCGCGGCCGGATCAAGGTGGACGCCAACTACCGCACCTCGGTGGAGAACATCTACGCGGTCGGTGACGTGATCGGCTTCCCGGCGCTCGCGTCCACGTCGATGGAGCAGGGCCGGCTGGCCGCGCAGCACGCCTGTGGCGAGCCGATCCGGGAGATGCACGGCCTCCAGCCGATCGGCATCTACACGATCCCGGAGATCAGCTTCGTCGGGCAGACCGAGGCGCAGCTGACCGACACGTCCACGCCGTTCGAGGTGGGCATCGCGCGCTACCGTGAGCTGGCCCGCGGCCAGATCGTCGGTGACTCGTACGGGATGCTGAAGCTGCTCGTCTCCCCCGACGACGGCCGGCTGCTCGGCGTGCACGTGTTCGGGACCGCCGCCACCGAGATCGTCCACATCGGGCAGGCGGTGATCGGCTGCGGTGGCACGATCGACTACCTGGTCGACGCGGTGTTCAACTACCCGACGCTGGCCGAGGCGTACAAGGTGGCCGCCCTGGACGCGTCCAACAAGATCCGCAACATCACCCGCATCGACGGCTGA
- a CDS encoding response regulator: MIRVLIADDQAMVRTGFGMIIGAQPDMEVIGEAADGVVAVELARRLRPDVVLLDIRMPRLDGLEALRLLAGPGVADPVRVVVVTTFDLDEYVHTALSNGACGFLLKDSGPALLVEAVRAAVSGDALISPSITVRLLEHLSSPAPAHDDAGLSPRELDVVKLVARGLTNAEIAAQLFIAVGTVKTHLASVQMKLRARNRVEIAAWAWERRLVG, from the coding sequence ATGATCCGGGTGCTGATCGCCGACGACCAGGCGATGGTCCGCACCGGCTTCGGCATGATCATCGGGGCGCAACCGGACATGGAGGTGATCGGCGAGGCCGCCGACGGGGTCGTCGCCGTCGAGCTGGCCCGGCGACTCCGCCCGGACGTGGTGCTGCTGGACATCCGGATGCCCCGCCTCGACGGCCTGGAAGCGCTGCGGCTGCTCGCCGGGCCGGGCGTCGCCGACCCGGTCCGGGTGGTCGTGGTGACGACCTTTGACCTCGACGAGTACGTGCACACCGCGCTCTCCAACGGCGCCTGCGGTTTCCTGCTCAAGGACTCCGGCCCGGCGCTGCTGGTGGAGGCGGTCCGCGCGGCCGTCTCGGGTGACGCGCTGATCAGCCCGTCCATCACGGTACGACTGCTGGAGCACCTCAGCTCACCCGCTCCGGCGCATGACGACGCCGGGCTCTCACCACGGGAACTCGACGTCGTGAAGCTCGTCGCCCGGGGCCTGACCAACGCCGAGATCGCCGCGCAGCTCTTCATCGCCGTCGGCACGGTCAAGACCCACCTGGCCAGCGTGCAGATGAAGCTCAGGGCCCGCAACCGGGTCGAGATCGCCGCCTGGGCCTGGGAACGCCGCCTCGTGGGCTAG
- a CDS encoding sensor histidine kinase, whose amino-acid sequence MSTPDLRRLSVRLAQAAGLLAIGLLTLFDLRFSASGSMSPAALLLLLVRLGLAAATVPLWLPVHRPGSRRLPLAALALATASLAVTAAIRFVADNSYLLGGSWGLAESAGLLGVVFVVTRWGAPRLAPWAAVAAGLAVAAVPLRSGTGSLLVIFGLLQVLAAAGAAGVGLYLRIIAAGRERAIALVRAEQRAEFARDLHDFIAHHVTGIVVQAQGARFVAEQDPQRVIVALEQIERAGAETMASMRRMVGILRNPDAPPDAPLAPLAGVTDLAPLLTGFNGTASAPARLQVDGDLDGLPVEVSTSAYRVVMEGLTNTRQHAPDARSVDVAVRRTPDWLLVRVADDGASGRTAPTRGHGFGLIGLTERVRALGGTITAGPGVAGGWVLDAAFPLCTAASR is encoded by the coding sequence ATGAGCACGCCGGACCTGCGACGTTTGTCGGTACGCCTGGCCCAGGCCGCCGGTCTGTTGGCCATCGGCCTGCTCACCCTCTTCGACCTGCGGTTCAGCGCGTCCGGGAGCATGAGCCCGGCCGCTCTCCTGCTCCTGCTGGTGCGGCTGGGGCTGGCGGCGGCGACGGTGCCGCTCTGGCTGCCGGTGCACCGTCCGGGTTCGCGCCGGCTGCCCCTGGCCGCGCTGGCGCTCGCCACCGCCTCACTTGCCGTGACCGCGGCGATCCGGTTCGTCGCCGACAACAGCTACCTGCTCGGCGGCAGCTGGGGGCTCGCCGAGTCGGCCGGGCTGCTCGGGGTGGTCTTCGTGGTGACCCGCTGGGGCGCGCCCCGGCTCGCCCCGTGGGCGGCGGTGGCCGCCGGGCTCGCCGTCGCCGCGGTGCCGCTGCGCAGCGGCACCGGGAGCCTGCTCGTGATCTTCGGTCTGCTCCAGGTGCTCGCCGCGGCCGGCGCCGCCGGGGTGGGGCTCTACCTGCGGATCATCGCCGCCGGTCGGGAGCGGGCAATCGCACTGGTTCGGGCCGAGCAGCGCGCCGAGTTCGCCCGTGACCTGCACGACTTCATCGCCCACCACGTGACCGGCATCGTGGTGCAGGCGCAGGGTGCCCGGTTCGTCGCCGAGCAGGACCCGCAGCGCGTGATAGTCGCCCTGGAGCAGATCGAGCGGGCCGGCGCGGAGACGATGGCCTCGATGCGGCGGATGGTGGGGATCCTGCGCAACCCGGACGCCCCGCCGGACGCGCCGTTGGCCCCGCTGGCCGGTGTGACCGACCTGGCGCCGCTGCTGACGGGGTTCAACGGCACGGCGAGCGCACCGGCACGGCTACAGGTCGACGGCGACCTGGACGGGCTGCCGGTGGAGGTTTCGACCTCGGCGTACCGGGTGGTGATGGAGGGGCTGACCAACACCCGTCAGCACGCGCCGGACGCCCGGTCGGTGGACGTGGCGGTGCGACGTACTCCGGACTGGTTGCTGGTCCGGGTGGCCGATGACGGCGCGTCTGGGCGCACCGCGCCGACCCGGGGTCACGGCTTCGGACTGATCGGCCTCACCGAGCGGGTACGCGCCCTCGGCGGCACGATCACCGCCGGACCCGGCGTGGCCGGCGGCTGGGTGCTGGATGCGGCGTTCCCGCTGTGCACGGCGGCGAGCCGATGA
- a CDS encoding ABC transporter ATP-binding protein — protein sequence MTTHAPPETSHAAVAAVDLVKVYGSGDTAVRALDGVSVGFGRAEFTAIMGSSGSGKSTLMHCLAGLDTATSGRVLLGGTELTGQSDRTLTRVRRERIGFVFQSFNLLPQLTAAQNITLPLDLAGRQPDAELFAHLVGVLGLGQRLRHRPSELSGGQQQRVALARALVARPEVVFADEPTGNLDSRSGAEVLTILRDSVRDLGQTVVMVTHDPIAAAYADRVVLLADGRVAGEIDKPDQMSVTDALRDLAAGA from the coding sequence ATGACGACGCATGCCCCGCCGGAGACCAGCCACGCCGCGGTCGCCGCGGTCGACCTGGTGAAGGTGTACGGCAGCGGGGACACTGCGGTCCGTGCCCTGGACGGGGTCTCGGTCGGCTTCGGCCGGGCCGAGTTCACCGCGATCATGGGCTCGTCCGGGTCCGGCAAGTCGACACTGATGCACTGCCTGGCCGGCCTCGACACGGCCACCTCCGGTCGGGTGCTGCTCGGCGGCACGGAGCTGACGGGCCAGTCGGACCGCACGCTGACCCGGGTGCGCCGCGAACGGATCGGGTTCGTCTTCCAGTCCTTCAACCTGCTGCCGCAGCTCACCGCCGCGCAGAACATCACCCTGCCGCTGGATCTCGCCGGCCGGCAGCCCGACGCTGAACTCTTCGCACACCTGGTCGGCGTGCTGGGGCTCGGCCAGCGGCTCCGTCACCGCCCCAGCGAGCTCTCCGGCGGCCAGCAGCAGCGGGTCGCCCTGGCCCGGGCGCTGGTGGCACGCCCCGAGGTGGTCTTCGCCGACGAGCCGACCGGCAACCTCGACTCCCGCTCCGGGGCAGAGGTGCTCACCATCCTGCGCGACTCGGTACGCGACCTCGGCCAGACCGTCGTCATGGTCACTCACGACCCGATCGCCGCCGCGTACGCCGACCGGGTGGTGCTGCTCGCCGACGGCCGGGTCGCCGGCGAGATCGACAAGCCGGACCAGATGTCGGTCACCGACGCGCTGCGTGACCTGGCGGCCGGCGCATGA
- a CDS encoding FtsX-like permease family protein, with protein MLRTQTSAAARRPGRLVLTGLAILVASFVVFGTVLVQQITERTVRDNLSGTPAATDLVIGDPEQPPPTVTDLRHVRAVPGVSEAVGRVAIGVSLGEGYLNLQADPGTGPLATVRVVEGSYPDGPGEIAITPRTAERLGLQVGTTTNGTAGELTTPTGLTVTGVVETAADAGTDAYAPDSLVMSWAHLTAVERVDVRAAPGEPLEAVRQRVTAAVAAGQPVRSGAEVREAEANAAAEEVGRLFILVGMFVAIAVVAAALVVTSTFRIVFAQRMRQLALLRAVGANRGTLVGALTAEGALTGFVAGVAGVASALALGYALPATLRSTGHAVSSPGLPLAAAVAVVIGAVVITVLAVLAPALSAARVSPLEALRTASTTAGRRGVGVPRLVFGLLLVAGAVLAAVATISQLPEPEQQSYDPTGPLLLLVGSGALAFFALVALGPLLVRPVLAVVGWPLRQLGALGRMSVGGIGGAPRRAGAVSVVVALGVTLISGVVIGGASLQVLADREMALSAPTDFEVTSNGGTLPAAVVTRAEAARGALSRVVPYRRVDDVTLMRGADKLGDVESGYPTNDLDLAVLPSTGDLDVADGTLADRGPGRIVLNSWVARDTGLRSGDTVTLAIAARRVDVRVAAVLPGDGPLHAGILTDRADLDRLGVPTAYTGLLADAAGSGEDGRTAGVRALRQAIGGSEGVGLAVLADERDRNDAVVRTLVWIAVGLVGLTVLIAVVGVGSTTALSVVERVRESGLLRAIGLSRTGLRTMLTVESGLYGVIGATIGLLLGVPYAWLAVQTLGINAPLTVPVLPLVGLFVALVVLTALAGVLPARRASRVSPVVALGADG; from the coding sequence GTGCTGCGTACCCAGACGAGCGCCGCGGCCCGGCGCCCCGGCCGGCTGGTCCTGACGGGCCTGGCGATCCTGGTTGCGTCGTTCGTCGTCTTCGGCACAGTGCTGGTGCAGCAGATCACCGAACGGACCGTGCGGGACAACCTCAGCGGCACCCCGGCCGCCACCGACCTGGTGATCGGCGACCCCGAGCAGCCGCCACCCACCGTGACGGATCTGCGGCATGTTCGCGCCGTGCCCGGTGTGTCCGAGGCGGTGGGCCGGGTGGCGATCGGGGTCTCGCTCGGTGAGGGATACCTCAACCTCCAGGCCGACCCCGGCACCGGCCCGCTGGCCACGGTTCGGGTGGTCGAGGGCAGCTACCCCGACGGCCCCGGCGAGATCGCGATCACCCCGCGTACCGCCGAGCGGCTCGGGCTCCAGGTGGGCACCACGACCAACGGCACGGCTGGTGAACTCACCACGCCCACCGGGCTCACCGTGACCGGCGTGGTCGAAACCGCCGCCGACGCCGGCACCGACGCGTACGCCCCGGACAGTCTCGTGATGTCCTGGGCGCACCTGACGGCCGTGGAGCGCGTCGATGTGCGGGCGGCACCCGGCGAGCCGCTGGAGGCTGTCCGTCAACGGGTGACCGCGGCGGTCGCGGCGGGCCAGCCGGTCCGCTCCGGCGCGGAGGTGCGCGAGGCGGAGGCCAACGCGGCCGCCGAGGAGGTCGGAAGGCTCTTCATCCTGGTCGGCATGTTCGTCGCGATCGCGGTCGTCGCGGCAGCGCTGGTGGTCACCTCGACCTTCCGCATCGTCTTCGCCCAGCGGATGCGGCAGCTGGCGCTGCTGCGCGCGGTCGGCGCGAATCGGGGCACCCTGGTCGGGGCGTTGACCGCTGAGGGAGCCCTGACCGGGTTCGTCGCCGGCGTCGCCGGGGTCGCCAGCGCCCTCGCCCTCGGGTACGCGCTGCCGGCGACCCTGCGCTCCACCGGCCACGCGGTCTCCTCGCCGGGCCTGCCACTGGCGGCCGCGGTCGCGGTGGTGATCGGTGCCGTCGTGATCACCGTGCTGGCCGTTCTGGCGCCGGCACTCTCGGCCGCCCGGGTCTCCCCGCTGGAGGCACTGCGCACGGCGAGCACCACCGCCGGTCGACGCGGCGTCGGCGTACCGCGCCTGGTGTTCGGGCTGCTCCTGGTCGCCGGCGCGGTCCTGGCCGCTGTCGCGACGATCAGCCAGCTGCCGGAGCCCGAGCAGCAGTCGTACGACCCGACCGGGCCGCTGCTCCTGCTGGTCGGGTCCGGCGCACTGGCGTTCTTCGCGCTGGTTGCCCTCGGGCCGCTGCTGGTGCGTCCGGTGCTGGCCGTGGTGGGTTGGCCGCTACGCCAGCTCGGGGCGCTCGGGCGGATGTCGGTCGGCGGGATCGGCGGGGCGCCGCGCCGGGCGGGAGCGGTCTCCGTCGTGGTCGCGCTCGGCGTGACCCTGATCTCCGGTGTGGTCATCGGCGGCGCGTCGCTGCAGGTGCTCGCCGACCGCGAGATGGCGCTCTCGGCGCCGACCGACTTCGAGGTCACCAGCAACGGTGGCACGCTGCCGGCCGCTGTCGTCACCCGGGCCGAGGCGGCGCGCGGCGCGCTGTCCCGGGTGGTGCCGTACCGGCGGGTCGACGACGTCACGCTGATGCGCGGCGCCGACAAGCTCGGCGACGTCGAGTCCGGTTACCCGACGAACGACCTGGACCTGGCGGTGTTGCCGAGCACCGGCGATCTGGACGTGGCGGACGGCACGCTGGCCGACCGGGGCCCCGGCCGGATCGTGCTGAACAGCTGGGTGGCCCGGGACACCGGTCTGCGGTCCGGCGACACAGTCACACTCGCCATCGCCGCGCGCAGGGTCGACGTACGGGTGGCCGCGGTCCTGCCCGGTGACGGCCCGCTGCACGCGGGCATCCTCACCGACCGGGCCGACCTGGACCGGCTCGGCGTGCCGACGGCGTACACCGGTCTGCTGGCCGACGCGGCCGGCTCCGGCGAGGACGGCCGGACCGCCGGCGTGCGGGCGCTGCGGCAGGCGATCGGGGGCAGCGAGGGGGTTGGCCTCGCGGTGCTCGCCGACGAACGGGACCGCAACGACGCGGTGGTGCGCACCCTGGTCTGGATCGCGGTCGGCCTGGTCGGCCTGACCGTGCTGATCGCGGTTGTCGGCGTCGGCTCCACGACCGCGCTCTCGGTGGTGGAGCGGGTACGCGAGTCCGGGTTGCTGCGGGCGATCGGCCTGTCCCGGACCGGCCTGCGCACGATGCTGACCGTCGAGTCCGGCCTCTACGGGGTGATCGGTGCGACAATCGGTCTGCTGCTCGGCGTCCCGTACGCCTGGTTGGCGGTCCAGACCCTCGGGATCAACGCACCGCTGACCGTGCCGGTGCTGCCGCTGGTCGGGCTCTTCGTGGCGCTGGTCGTGCTGACCGCGCTGGCCGGGGTACTGCCGGCCCGGCGGGCGTCGCGGGTCAGCCCGGTGGTGGCACTGGGGGCGGACGGCTGA